AGCCTTATTATCGACGGCACTTGCCTTAGTCGCATTAAATTTTAATGGTTATTTAGCTGATTATGACTTGTCTGTTTTTCTTTATCAACCAGGACGGCCAACGTTAGGTATCGCTATTCGAGAAAATGCCGCTCCAGGCTCCAATGTCGATGCTGTGGCGGTTAACTTAGTGTATTCTGTATTATTAATGATTATCAGCTCATCCGTTCTATATTTTGTTTATGGACGTGGATCGCAAGTTGGCGAGCGTCGCAGTGGCTTTAAGAAAACATCGGGGTGAAAGGTTGGCTTAAAAGATGACGGATAAAAACAAATTTATTTCCAGATTAGCCGATAACCCTTTTTTGATAATGTCGCACCGGGGGTTCTGGGGAGGCAATATCATCCAAAATACAACCCAATCAGCTGACCTAGCCTATAGAGCAGGTTCAGATATTGTTGAGGTGGATGTATGTCGCTCATTGGATGGTGTCTATTATCTTTTCCATGATGGTGGTGAATTGGGTCTATTAGGTATTGATAAACACTTTTCACATTTAACATCTGATTTCATCGACAATGTTTCCGTGCTGAATACTTTAGGTACGCCATCTGGCTATCGAATTCAGCGCTTAAGTGAATTTCTTGAGTGGTTGCCTGACGATTCCTTGGTTAATATTGATCGTTCTTGGACATATTGGAATGATAAAGCCTTTTTTGACTTGTTGCACCATTCAGGTAAGGCAGAAAATTTATTATTAAAAAGTCCTGTTCAAGAAGAATGGTTAAGTAATTTAGAGAAAATGGCTCGAGGTATCGCTTATATGCCGATTGTTTATCAAAGAGAAGACGTTATCGCTGTTATGATGCGACATCAAGTTAACTTAGTTGGTGTTGAGATAGTTGCACCTATTAATAATGATTTTTTAGATAGTAATTTATCTGTGGAACTAAAACAGCAACAGATACTGATTATGGCGAATGCAGAAAAATTAGGTGAGCATTTTGACTTATTCGTTGGATTGGATGACGATGCTTCTTTATTTAATCAAATAAATCAGGGATGGGATGCATATTTAAATCGAGGAATAGATATAATTCAGACAGACTGGCCGAATTTCATGAATGAATACAGACGTACGTATCAAAAAAGTGAGGTAAAGAGATGACATTAATGATGGATAGTAATAAAAGATTTAGAATTGCACAGCTTACAGACATGCATCTAACGAATTTTCCATTTGATCAAAATGATGTGCAAATATTGCACGATGTAAAAAAGGCCGTTGAACATATTGAGCCTGATTTAATCATGATAACGGGTGATTTTGTTAATAGTTACAACAATGAGAATGAGCTTGAAATAGTAACCGCCTTTTTTGAGTTTTTGAATGAATTTGATATTCCAAAAGCAATTACCTATGGTAACCATGATACAGAGCATAAATTGACTCGAAATGACCTTGAACAGTTATTTAATACGCTTGTTTCGAATAAAGTAAGTCGGGTTCATGAAAAAATGGTTGACGATCGAACGCAATATGTAGTGGAAATTAATAGCTCAGAAGGTTCACTGGCTCGCGTTTTATATGTAATGGATACGGGTCATGTTGCGCCAGGTGAGGATAAGACAAATGACTGGATCCTTAGAGAGCAAGTGGAATGGTTTAGAGAAAGTTGTTCACAATATAAATCCCTAAAAAATAATTTATTATTTATTCATATTCCTATACCAGAGTATCTTCTTGCGAAGAAAAATATATTAAGTGGAGCCTTACTTGAACCCAATCAATTAATTTCAACCAGTCGTATTAATACAGGCCTATTCTCCGAACTATTTTTCTCGCAACAAATTTATGGTGTTTTTTGCGGGCATAATCACCTAAACAATGCCGAAATGTTATGGGAAGACATTCATTTATTTTACGGTATGTTTTCTGGAAAAGAAGAAAAAGCCGGTGACTTTCGAGGCGTGCGCTATATTGATTTAGGCATTGAGGGAAATACAGTGAGTTCTGATTGCGTGTTCTTTAACGATTTAGTCGTTTAGTTAGAAATATAATTTGCTGTTTAAACGGGCAACCCTACATGGATTTGTGGGGTTATTTTTTTGGGTTAAACCAGGTGAAAATTCACAAATGATATGATAATTATTGTGAACATTTGCAAATGATGCTATAATTCACCTGAAAGGATGGCGATGATGATGAGAAGTGACCAAAATACGGTGAAAAATATTAAGCAGTGGCTATTAGATAATGATAAGACGCAATCGTGGTTAGCTGCAGAAATGGACATAGCCCCATCGTTAATTAGTCAATTATTTAGTGGCGCGCGAAAACTTCAACCGAATCATATTGAAAAATTTGCTGAAATTAGTGGTTTTACTATTTCCGAGCTGGCATCTACCTATGAACTGTCAAATGTAACACCCACCTATACTGTACGAGGTAAGGTTTCTAACCAACATGGCGAACACGCGTTGAACCAATTGTTACTTGACGTTGAACACTTTGTTCAGCTAACGAATAAGTAGGTATTTATTATGATGAAAATAACGAACAATCAAGTAGCAGAGATTGCAGATATTTATGCGAGTGTATTTCTGAAAAAATATTTTGGAGAAGAAGTCTTTTTGGGTAGTGTCATTGAGCGCGTGCTGTCTAAAAAAGCCCATATTATTTATCAAAATGTCGATGACCCATCCTATTATGGTGCAACTGTTCATATGCTAGACAAACAGATTATTGCAATAAATACCGCTCAACCTCTACGTATTCGCTACTATAGTGCTGCGCATGAGTTGTGGTATTTATTATATGACGCGGATGAGCTTCCAATTAAATACGATGGATTTGAGCATGAACGTGTTGCAGAACAATTTGCAACTAGGGTTATGTTACCTGATGGGTTAGTTAGAACACTTTTGCGAATGATTGATGGAACCATCGAAAATAAAGTCATTGAAATTGCTGATCTATCTTCAATGCCTTATGTAATCGTAACGAATAGGTTGAAAGAATTGGGAGCAAGAGTTTCAGCAACTTTAATGGAGAGGGAAGAAGAGGATTGGATAAAAGTTAGAAAGCTCTTAGGTTACCCACCAAGTGTTTTGGATAAAAGCGATGCGTTTAAACAGTTTTGGGCATTATCCAAAGAGGTCGAGCAGCAGCTTGAAACGAAGGAGATTACTTTAGAAATAGCAGCAAACTTGATTAAACATATTGATCCTGAGCAGGCAGAAAAATATTGGAAGCAAAGGCAGGATCTTCTTGATGATTGGAGTACTGAAGATGACTGATTCGAGGGGGAAAGTATTCGATCATTCTATAAAACGATAATCGTAGAATCTAAACATAGAGAATTTCAATTGAAACAGTTAGACATACGATTAGATAAAATCTAGTTAATTTCGAAAAATTAAAGTGATTATCGCAGATAATGTGATAATTGCTTTTTTGTTATTTTTACTTCTGTTTAACTTATTACTTCGAGAAATTTTCAAAATCTCCCACCCATCAATTTCTAATAAATACCAACTTTTTTAATCTTCCTCTAATTTAACTATTGATTTATTTTATCGTTTACGTTAAACTTCAAGAAACAAATCCTAAAGGAGGGGTCGAAGTGTTAAAAAGTAAATGGTTAAAATTGTCACTCGTAGTTTCGATGTTAGGGAGTACCTTTTCAGCCCGCGTTTTTGCGCAAGAAGAAACAGCTGTGTCGTTTGAGTCAAGTGTCGTTAACGAAGGCGAAGCAATTGAAGGTGGCACACTTCGATACGCCATAGTAGGAGATGCGTTTGCAGGGGTATTTAATGGGATGTATTATACGATGGGAGTTGACGGAACGATTATTTCCTTCTTCAACCCTGGTTTATATGGTTATGATGAAAACTTTACCATTGATAATTCTGGTTTTGCCGATATTGAATTTGATCCGGACAATGCTCAGGTGACGATTACAATTCCTGAAGGAACGTTCTGGGATGATGGCGAACCGTTGGATATTGATGATGTCATTGCGCCTTATTATATCGTGGGCCATCCCGAATATGATGGGGTTAGATATGGTGTGGCTTTTACAAATGTGGTGGGTATGGAAGAATATAAAAATGGGGACACCGATGTTATTAGTGGACTTGAGCGGATTGATGATTACACCTTACGGGTCACTTACATTGATTTTACGGGGTCCATTTTACAAGCGGGTGGTGGGGTTTCCGATTATGTTGAACCTGAGCATATTTTAAGTGACATTCCAATAGCCGAAATTATCGATAGTGATCAAGTACGTCAAAGTCCGGTTGGTTTTGGTCCTTATACCTTAACATCGATTGTTCCAGGTGAAGCCGTAACGTTTGAAGCCAATGAAAATTATTATAAAGGGAAACCCTTAATCGATGAAATCGTCGTTGAAGTGGTCAGTCCTTCCCAAATTGTAGCCGAGTTAAAAGCCGGAAATTATGATATTGCTAGTTTACCCAGTGATCAATTTGAGACCTATAAAGATGCGACCAACTTTGCCATTCTTGGGGTAGAGGCCAATTCTTACAATTATATTGGCTTTAAAATGGGTGTTTGGGATGAAGCTGCCGGGGAAGTGAATTTTGACCCTGACCGGGTGGTATCCAACCAAGCCTTCCGTCAAGCCATGGCCTATGCCATTGACAATGATTCCGTAGGCAGCCGTTTCTACCAAGGCTTACGTTTTAACGCCAATTCACACGTAACGCCAAACTTTGGCACCTTGCATAATCCGGACCAAGAAGGCTACCATTATGATCCTGAAAAAGCGAAAGCATTATTAGCTGAAGCCGGTTTTGTGGATAATGATGGGGATGGCTTTGTTGAAGATTTAAATGGGGAACCTTTTGTCTTAGGTTTTGCTGCTCCGACATCAGGTGAAGTTGCCGAAGTTATCGCCCAATACTACATTCAAGCCTGGCATGAAGTCGGTATAAATGTCGAGCTGGTCGATGGTAACCTTATGGAAACCAACGCCTTCTATGAACGTGTCGAACAAGATGATCCAGCCATTGATGTCTTCCAAGGTGCTTGGACCATCGGTGGGGACCCGAATCAATATGGTTTCTTTGGACGGGATCAATTCTGGAATGATAGCCGTTTTGCCGATGAGGAATTAGACGCCTTGCATGCACGGTTGAATTCGTCTGAAACCTTTGATGAAGCCTCACGAATTGATATTTATTATGAATGGCAAGCTTATTTGATTGATCAAATTCCACTCTTGCCGACACTTTTTAACTATTCGCTCACGGCTGTCAATAACCGCGTCAGCGCCTACGACGTAACCACCGGCTCCGACTTAGATTGGACCGAAATTTACCTGCTCGCCGACGAGCCAATCGCTGAATAAACTAAATATCACTGTTAAAGCCATAGTCTGGCGTTCGTTTCCCAGGCTATGGCTTTTTGGTGTGTAGACTATACATGTCATCTTCTTAAATAATCAGCGTTTATGAAAGACCTTTATGTATAATGTTTTGTGAAGGAGATTTGGTATAATAAGATAATGAAAATATAAGACAGTTTATACTTGAAGGATTTAGGCAGGGATATTTATTAAAGGGAATGAGCTGAAGAATTTAAATGGGATAGTATGATTTATGGAAAAGAATTGAAATAAGCAAATACTTGGAGGTATTAAGATGAGACTTAATCTCAATATCATTTACGATGAATTATCGGATTATGATTGTCAAATTATTGCTTCGGAAAATTTAGATTTAAACCTTAGAAACGTTTGTTATTTACCGTTAGAGCCTGAAAAGTTGCAATCTGAGTATCTTTACTTAACAACAGCTGAAAAGATTAATGAGTATGGAAATATAAATGAATCAATTTCATTATTGTGTTTAGGGGAGCCGAAATTTGATATTAGAAATAATAAATTAAATGTCATATTTTTTAATGAAAATCTGTCAGAACAATCAGTGTTCGAAAAATTACTTAAAATATTTGAAAAATATGAAGATTGGGAAAAAAGTATATTGTTGTCCATGGCAAATAATGAAAATTTACAAACCATATTTGATATTTCAACTAGTATGCTTATCAATCCAATTGCACTATGTGATCGTTATAATACAGTGGTTGTAAAGTCGAAAACATTCCCCGAAGATGTGCAAGGTTCTCCTTGGAAAGAAGCGTTTGAAAAAGGATATGTAACTGATGATGTTATGGAGAATGAAGAATACTTTGAGTTAAATCGATTAGTTGCGGAAAACAACACCCCTATTTTGTTCACAAGTCATTTAACTTTTCCGGGTCAAATACAGATGGCAGCAAGAATACCTAGAGAAGGTGTACCTTTTGGCTATTTAGTTTCAACCGACTTTAATGGTGATTTCACAAAAGGCCAACTTTCTATTATATACTTCATACAAGACATTTTGAATCTGGCTTTGAAAAATAATTATTCAATGATTTCTGGAGAACAAGATTTATCTACCTTCTTTATCGAAAATATTATAAAAGGCTACGACATGGGAGAACGTTCGATTGCATATTTATTACAGCAATGGTCTTGGAAAGTAGATGATGAATATTCTTTATTGGTGTTTTATCCTATAGATGATAAAGTATTAGACAAATCGATATTAAATATGCTAAAAAATCGTATTAAAGGATTATCCAAGAGTTCATTTGTATTCTCTTATGATAATAGTATTATAGCAATCTTTCATAATAATAATAAAGAAAGTATAGCGAAAGATTATAGTGAACAACTGCAAGGTATTTTAGAAATAACAAATCTCCATTGCGCAGTAAGTATGAATTTCCATAATTTCAAGTATATAAAGTATGCTTATCAACAATGTGGTATTATTAGAAACTTTTCAAACTTAAATCAACGGATTCATACGTTCGATGAAGTGTATACAGATTACTTTTTAAGTATTCTTGAAGAACAAACTGATTTAGCTAGTATGTGTAACCCAATTATTTTAAATCTCTATGAATCTGATAAGAATGGGAAAGATTTTATACAAAGTTTACAAGCGTACTTAGTTCATGGTCGCAGTATGACTGCAGCAGCAAATGCCCTTTTTATTCATCGCAATACGTTGATTTTTCGATTAAGGAAGTTGGAGGAGTTGTTGAATTTAGATTTAAAAACAGTCAATGAGAATACTGCTTTAATGTTATACGTTTCTTGCCTAGTGGCCACGAATAAGTATAATCAACAGAAGGTTCACAATTGAAAAAGTAGAATATCCTTACTTCATTTTCATTGTGCAAACGCTATATTTTTTATCATATAATTTTTCATTGTTTGTACCTAGACCTTAAAAATTTGCTTTGTTATCATGAAATTACAATAATTAATGATCAAATTAAATTTATTTATAGGAGGAAAAGCAATGAACAGAGACTATGAGAATAAGTATTTGATTCCAACAGATCAAATGGAGTTGAATTCTAATCAACAGATGCATACAAGTCCTTATATGCCATTTACACATGGAGGGTATATTTACGAAATTAGAGGTAATGACGATTTTATCACTCCTTCGGAGTATACTGACTGGCGTGATGAATCTTTGTCATGGCATTACACTGCGTCGATTCATGAAGGTCTTAATCCTATGTCCGCAATAAGGATCAAGGGGCCAGAAGCCGTTAAATTTCTGAAAGAAAATTTTGTTAACAATTTTGATAAATTCCCTTTAAATTCTAGTAAGCACGGTGTCATATGTACACCAGAAGGTTACATTGCTATCCATGGTGTTTTACAACGTCATGCTGAAGACGAATTTCTTGCGCTTGGGTTTGCGCCGTATATAGACTATTTGTGGCAAAAAGGTAATTATGATGCCAATTATGAAGATTTGACGGGTAAAGTAATTTTCTTCCAACTACAAGGTCCTCGTAGTTTAGAGTTATTAGAGGAAGTGACTAATGATGACTTGCACGATATTAAATTTATAAGATTTAAAGATAGTAGTGTGGATGAAAAACCAGTAAAAGTTCTTCGGTTTGGAATGTCAAATGGCTTAGGTTACGAATTGTATTGTAATGTAGAAGATTCTCAAGAGATATATCTTAAAATTATGGAAATTGGTAGAAAATATGGGCTTCGCCGCTTAGGACGCAAATCATATTTTTTAAATCATACACCTGGTGGAAGCCAACAACTGATGCTTCACTTCATGCCTGGAACAATGACTGATACTGATTTTGCTCAGTTTGCTCAAACGCAGTCTCAAGTTGATGGGTCGTTAGCGAAGAATGTTATGTCATTTAGAATCAATGGCAGTCTTGGAGAGGAAAACATAGGTGAAACACTCGTCAGTCCATTTGAAATAGGCTTAGGTAAAGTAGTAGATTTTAATAAGGGCAATTTCCATGGACGTGATGCGCTATTAGCGAAAAAAGAAGAAAATAATCGTGATATTTGTACATTAAAATGGAATGCAGACGACGTAGTAGACATTTTTGCTTCACAATTCCGTGAAGGTGAAGAAATGTATGATCGCATTGATAACCCACAAATCCTTAGTTATGCAAATGGTGGTTCAGAGCTTGAGTTTTTAAGAGTATTGGACTTAGATGGAAATGAAATCGGATATTGTGGAGGACGTACTCAAAGTCCATACCATAGAGCGATGCTTTCCGCTGGCGTTATTAAGAAAGACTTCATCAAAGAAGAAAATGAGGTCATTATAGTTTGGGGTGAAGTTGGTTCGAAACAAAAGAAAGTAAGAGCAACAATAGCTCCATTCCCTTACAATAAGCATTTGGAAAACAGAACCTTCGATATTGAATCAATTCCGCGTCGCTCTAATTAAGATCTTTTGTTAACACCGTCCTTACTAAAAAATAAATATCCCTGTTAAAGCCATAGTCTGGAGCTCGTTCCCCAGGCTATGGCTTTTTGGTGTGTAGACTATACTTTTTGCTCATAATATCGTCGATGCAAGTCTTTCATCGTGTCAGCCCATTCTAGAACGGGTCCGTCGACGGCTGTGTCGGTGATGACGGCTTGAATAGGGCGACTAATGACACGGGATGTGCGTTCGATGCCCAATTCGTCAAGCCATTCATTCAGTTGTTGGCTTGAACTGACGTAGACAATGCGTCCCAAGCCAGCCATACCATGCGCAGCAGCGCACATGGGGCAGTGTTCCCCCGATGTATAAACGGTCGCTTGGGCTCTTTCCTCGGGAGACAGGTGCTGACCTGCCCAGCGCACAATGTTGAATTCCGGATGTTGG
This window of the Fundicoccus culcitae genome carries:
- a CDS encoding glycerophosphodiester phosphodiesterase family protein — translated: MTDKNKFISRLADNPFLIMSHRGFWGGNIIQNTTQSADLAYRAGSDIVEVDVCRSLDGVYYLFHDGGELGLLGIDKHFSHLTSDFIDNVSVLNTLGTPSGYRIQRLSEFLEWLPDDSLVNIDRSWTYWNDKAFFDLLHHSGKAENLLLKSPVQEEWLSNLEKMARGIAYMPIVYQREDVIAVMMRHQVNLVGVEIVAPINNDFLDSNLSVELKQQQILIMANAEKLGEHFDLFVGLDDDASLFNQINQGWDAYLNRGIDIIQTDWPNFMNEYRRTYQKSEVKR
- a CDS encoding metallophosphoesterase, which produces MTLMMDSNKRFRIAQLTDMHLTNFPFDQNDVQILHDVKKAVEHIEPDLIMITGDFVNSYNNENELEIVTAFFEFLNEFDIPKAITYGNHDTEHKLTRNDLEQLFNTLVSNKVSRVHEKMVDDRTQYVVEINSSEGSLARVLYVMDTGHVAPGEDKTNDWILREQVEWFRESCSQYKSLKNNLLFIHIPIPEYLLAKKNILSGALLEPNQLISTSRINTGLFSELFFSQQIYGVFCGHNHLNNAEMLWEDIHLFYGMFSGKEEKAGDFRGVRYIDLGIEGNTVSSDCVFFNDLVV
- a CDS encoding helix-turn-helix domain-containing protein — translated: MMRSDQNTVKNIKQWLLDNDKTQSWLAAEMDIAPSLISQLFSGARKLQPNHIEKFAEISGFTISELASTYELSNVTPTYTVRGKVSNQHGEHALNQLLLDVEHFVQLTNK
- a CDS encoding ImmA/IrrE family metallo-endopeptidase, encoding MMKITNNQVAEIADIYASVFLKKYFGEEVFLGSVIERVLSKKAHIIYQNVDDPSYYGATVHMLDKQIIAINTAQPLRIRYYSAAHELWYLLYDADELPIKYDGFEHERVAEQFATRVMLPDGLVRTLLRMIDGTIENKVIEIADLSSMPYVIVTNRLKELGARVSATLMEREEEDWIKVRKLLGYPPSVLDKSDAFKQFWALSKEVEQQLETKEITLEIAANLIKHIDPEQAEKYWKQRQDLLDDWSTEDD
- a CDS encoding oligopeptide ABC transporter substrate-binding protein codes for the protein MLKSKWLKLSLVVSMLGSTFSARVFAQEETAVSFESSVVNEGEAIEGGTLRYAIVGDAFAGVFNGMYYTMGVDGTIISFFNPGLYGYDENFTIDNSGFADIEFDPDNAQVTITIPEGTFWDDGEPLDIDDVIAPYYIVGHPEYDGVRYGVAFTNVVGMEEYKNGDTDVISGLERIDDYTLRVTYIDFTGSILQAGGGVSDYVEPEHILSDIPIAEIIDSDQVRQSPVGFGPYTLTSIVPGEAVTFEANENYYKGKPLIDEIVVEVVSPSQIVAELKAGNYDIASLPSDQFETYKDATNFAILGVEANSYNYIGFKMGVWDEAAGEVNFDPDRVVSNQAFRQAMAYAIDNDSVGSRFYQGLRFNANSHVTPNFGTLHNPDQEGYHYDPEKAKALLAEAGFVDNDGDGFVEDLNGEPFVLGFAAPTSGEVAEVIAQYYIQAWHEVGINVELVDGNLMETNAFYERVEQDDPAIDVFQGAWTIGGDPNQYGFFGRDQFWNDSRFADEELDALHARLNSSETFDEASRIDIYYEWQAYLIDQIPLLPTLFNYSLTAVNNRVSAYDVTTGSDLDWTEIYLLADEPIAE
- a CDS encoding PucR family transcriptional regulator — protein: MRLNLNIIYDELSDYDCQIIASENLDLNLRNVCYLPLEPEKLQSEYLYLTTAEKINEYGNINESISLLCLGEPKFDIRNNKLNVIFFNENLSEQSVFEKLLKIFEKYEDWEKSILLSMANNENLQTIFDISTSMLINPIALCDRYNTVVVKSKTFPEDVQGSPWKEAFEKGYVTDDVMENEEYFELNRLVAENNTPILFTSHLTFPGQIQMAARIPREGVPFGYLVSTDFNGDFTKGQLSIIYFIQDILNLALKNNYSMISGEQDLSTFFIENIIKGYDMGERSIAYLLQQWSWKVDDEYSLLVFYPIDDKVLDKSILNMLKNRIKGLSKSSFVFSYDNSIIAIFHNNNKESIAKDYSEQLQGILEITNLHCAVSMNFHNFKYIKYAYQQCGIIRNFSNLNQRIHTFDEVYTDYFLSILEEQTDLASMCNPIILNLYESDKNGKDFIQSLQAYLVHGRSMTAAANALFIHRNTLIFRLRKLEELLNLDLKTVNENTALMLYVSCLVATNKYNQQKVHN
- a CDS encoding nucleoside deaminase, producing the protein MITEKDKPYLQRCIDLASEALAKGDQPFGSVLVSRNGDILFEDHNHIAEGDNTQHPEFNIVRWAGQHLSPEERAQATVYTSGEHCPMCAAAHGMAGLGRIVYVSSSQQLNEWLDELGIERTSRVISRPIQAVITDTAVDGPVLEWADTMKDLHRRYYEQKV